One genomic window of Myxococcus guangdongensis includes the following:
- a CDS encoding phytanoyl-CoA dioxygenase family protein → MLRDDAQALDLTSVLAHYAEHGYARLGRVLGEEGLVALRERADDLMLGRVVYPGMFFQPDATTGRYEDAPLGLGWQGPSLDYRKLEKLEKDARFLAWMENPLFERLVRARIPGDIVLYRAILFHKGQAGGSNLPWHQDGGRLWGLTQEPELQLWTALDDAPEDGGCLEVVPGSHRRGLVTELGGVIPPDQVAAEDAERRAVPLPALAGEVILVHNHLWHRSGRGRPGLRRRAFSACYMSADTRCVRKKKAPRVFHPLFRHGRD, encoded by the coding sequence ATGCTTCGTGACGACGCGCAGGCGCTCGACCTCACCTCGGTGCTCGCGCACTACGCCGAGCATGGCTATGCCCGGCTGGGGAGGGTGCTGGGCGAGGAGGGCCTCGTGGCCCTGCGCGAGCGGGCGGACGACCTGATGCTCGGCCGCGTGGTCTACCCCGGCATGTTCTTCCAGCCGGACGCCACCACCGGACGCTACGAGGACGCGCCCCTGGGCCTCGGCTGGCAGGGGCCCTCGCTGGACTACCGCAAGCTGGAGAAGCTGGAGAAGGACGCGCGCTTCCTCGCGTGGATGGAGAACCCTCTGTTCGAGCGCCTCGTCCGCGCGCGCATCCCCGGCGACATCGTCCTGTATCGCGCCATCCTCTTCCACAAGGGCCAGGCCGGCGGCAGCAACCTGCCCTGGCATCAGGACGGAGGTCGGCTGTGGGGGCTCACCCAGGAGCCCGAGCTCCAGCTGTGGACCGCGCTGGATGACGCCCCCGAGGACGGGGGCTGCCTGGAGGTCGTGCCCGGCAGTCACCGGCGAGGACTGGTCACGGAGCTGGGCGGCGTCATCCCCCCGGACCAGGTGGCCGCCGAGGACGCGGAGCGCCGCGCGGTGCCCCTCCCCGCGCTCGCGGGCGAGGTCATCCTGGTGCACAACCACCTGTGGCACCGCTCCGGCCGTGGCCGCCCGGGCCTCCGCCGCCGCGCGTTCTCCGCCTGCTACATGAGCGCGGACACCCGCTGCGTGCGCAAGAAGAAGGCGCCCCGCGTGTTCCACCCCCTGTTCCGCCACGGACGCGACTGA
- a CDS encoding response regulator transcription factor — protein MRLLLVEDEVKMVVLLQRGLEEEGHSLEVCTGGRAALERGREEGFDVIVLDWALPEVDGVTLLKHWRGVGVRTPVLMLTARGTTPEKVTGLRSGADDYLVKPFDFEELLARLEALARRGESEDGPVRLGSVVLDPRRRVLGRSGREESLTAREFALFSALAKHPGEAQVRARLLAQAWGRDFEGHGNVLDVYVGYLRAKLERLSATDVAIRAVRGVGYKLTVSEAVTP, from the coding sequence ATGCGACTGCTGCTCGTCGAAGACGAAGTGAAGATGGTGGTGTTGCTCCAGCGGGGACTGGAGGAGGAAGGCCACAGCCTGGAGGTCTGTACCGGCGGACGCGCGGCGTTGGAGCGGGGCCGCGAGGAAGGCTTTGACGTCATCGTCCTCGACTGGGCACTGCCCGAGGTCGACGGGGTCACGTTGCTCAAGCACTGGCGTGGCGTGGGCGTGCGCACGCCGGTGCTGATGCTCACCGCGCGAGGGACCACGCCGGAGAAGGTCACCGGGCTGCGCTCGGGCGCGGACGACTACCTGGTGAAGCCCTTCGATTTCGAGGAGCTGCTGGCCCGGTTGGAGGCGCTGGCGCGGCGTGGGGAGTCCGAGGATGGACCGGTGCGCCTGGGCTCGGTGGTGTTGGATCCACGTCGGCGGGTGCTGGGCCGCTCGGGTCGCGAGGAGTCGCTGACGGCCCGTGAGTTCGCGCTGTTCTCCGCGCTGGCGAAGCATCCGGGCGAGGCGCAGGTGCGCGCGCGGCTGCTCGCGCAGGCGTGGGGCCGGGACTTCGAGGGCCATGGCAACGTGCTCGACGTGTATGTCGGCTATCTGCGCGCGAAGCTGGAGCGCCTGTCGGCCACGGACGTCGCCATCCGCGCGGTGCGGGGCGTGGGCTACAAGCTGACGGTGTCGGAGGCCGTGACACCGTGA
- a CDS encoding alpha/beta fold hydrolase — MPYRRTTRFVVAPDGTRVAWHTHLGELLEESSDQALKPRATVLLSNGIGSSENFWRHVVASLEQDHRVVHWNYRGHGESEESRDGDYDFCVHVGDLERVTEAVMALGDGRPPHQVAYSMGVRVLLELYRRRPDLVPAMTLIAGSAGAAGSGDAGLAARALLGTAREALRLATPAVPLATPVVRAFLGSRLAYPLARAVGALRPRAPRDDIDEFLYALRTMSPQAYWHTLRGFAEGHAWDVLPHVKVPTQIIAARHDTLVPLREMVRMRDALPHAHWMLVEDAGHAGLLEAGTEIADAVRGFLIDHGLRPAEAPSSSS, encoded by the coding sequence ATGCCCTACCGTCGCACCACGCGCTTCGTCGTCGCTCCGGATGGAACCCGGGTGGCCTGGCATACGCACCTGGGGGAGCTGCTCGAGGAGTCCTCGGACCAGGCGCTCAAGCCACGCGCCACGGTGCTCCTGAGCAATGGCATCGGCTCCTCGGAGAACTTCTGGCGCCACGTCGTCGCCAGCCTGGAGCAGGACCACCGGGTGGTGCACTGGAACTACCGGGGCCATGGCGAAAGCGAGGAGTCGCGCGATGGCGACTACGACTTCTGCGTGCACGTGGGGGACCTGGAGCGCGTCACGGAGGCGGTGATGGCGCTCGGCGACGGACGGCCCCCGCACCAGGTGGCCTACTCGATGGGCGTTCGCGTCCTGCTGGAGCTGTATCGCCGCCGTCCGGACCTGGTGCCGGCGATGACGCTCATCGCGGGGAGCGCGGGAGCGGCGGGCTCGGGGGACGCGGGGCTGGCGGCGCGCGCCCTCCTGGGCACGGCGCGCGAGGCCCTCCGGCTGGCGACGCCCGCGGTGCCCCTGGCGACGCCGGTGGTGCGCGCGTTCCTGGGCAGCCGGCTGGCGTACCCGTTGGCTCGCGCGGTGGGCGCGCTGCGGCCCCGGGCTCCGCGGGACGACATCGACGAGTTCCTGTACGCGCTGCGCACGATGAGCCCCCAGGCTTATTGGCACACGCTGCGCGGGTTCGCGGAGGGGCACGCGTGGGATGTGTTGCCCCATGTCAAGGTGCCGACGCAGATCATCGCCGCGCGTCATGACACCCTCGTCCCTCTGCGGGAGATGGTGCGCATGCGTGACGCGTTGCCACATGCCCATTGGATGTTGGTGGAGGACGCCGGGCACGCGGGATTGTTGGAGGCCGGAACAGAAATCGCCGACGCCGTGCGCGGCTTCCTCATCGACCACGGGCTGCGGCCGGCGGAGGCGCCGTCTTCTTCGTCGTGA